A window of Halichoerus grypus chromosome 12, mHalGry1.hap1.1, whole genome shotgun sequence contains these coding sequences:
- the SSMEM1 gene encoding serine-rich single-pass membrane protein 1, translating into MGDLFSLFWEVDPPPIPLSFTIPSQEYECRKDDSCGAIGNFLLWYFVIILVLMFFSRASVWMSEKKKDEDSGTSTSVSKASKDTSYKRQSKDGDWDSLQMMKKPKQSQLTPVTDSEMALVNAYLEQRRALRHSQFSQVNQIQHDSDTTECDSEESNSGASSWKESESEHHPSPASIKKRKLAQRQRNVGSYQIRERPCLHCKAMRTNEWLTRHFLQSTSVTHMKADIQEENCVPDVNTKFSKF; encoded by the exons ATGGGAgaccttttttccttattttgggaGGTGGATCCTCCCCCCATACCTTTAAGTTTTACCATCCCAAGTCAGGAATATGAATGCCGGAAGGATGACTCTTGCGGGGCAATAGGGAACTTCCTGCTTTGGTATTTTGTCATTATATTGGTCCTGATGTTCTTCTCTCGGGCTTCTGTCTGG ATGTCGGAGAAGAAAAAGGATGAAGACAGTGGGACCAGCACCTCAGTCAGTAAAG CGAGCAAAGACACTTCCTATAAGCGGCAAAGCAAAGATGGTGACTGGGACTCTTTACAAATGATGAAAAAACCAAAGCAGAGCCAACTTACCCCTGTAACTGACTCAGAAATGGCTTTGGTCAATGCCTATCTTGAACAAAGACGAGCCCTGCGCCATTCTCAGTTCAGCCAGGTGAATCAGATCCAACACGATAGTGATACTACTGAGTGTGACAGTGAAGAATCTAACTCGGGAGCCTCCTCGTGGAAGGAGAGTGAAAGTGAACACCATCCATCACCAGCTAgtattaagaagagaaaattagctCAGAGGCAAAGGAATGTGGGAAGTTACCAAATCAGGGAAAGGCCCTGCCTCCACTGCAAAGCCATGAGAACGAATGAATGGTTGACCCGCCATTTCCTTCAAAGTACTTCAGTAACCCACATGAAGGCAGATATTCAAGAGGAAAATTGTGTACCTGACGTTAATACAAAATTcagtaaattttga